From Lolium perenne isolate Kyuss_39 chromosome 5, Kyuss_2.0, whole genome shotgun sequence, a single genomic window includes:
- the LOC127319573 gene encoding fructose-bisphosphate aldolase-lysine N-methyltransferase, chloroplastic isoform X1 — protein sequence MASSASVSPAAAASVSGTHHRGLLPCFLRRLPRTRSRPRSCSRLHLAACHADTLLCPPGAQSPLAPAACPSASSAGGFSDWLLTHGLPPGKVSILERPVPCSRGGKDRPLHYVAAGQDLEAGDVAFEVPMSLVVTLERVLGDESIAELLTTNKLSELACLALYLMYEKKQGKDSLWYPYIKELDRQRGRGQLAVESPLLWTESELDYLNGSPMRDEVVVRDEGIRREYNELDTLWFMAGSLFKQYPFDVPTEAFPFEIFKQAFVAVQSCVVHLQKVSLARRFALVPLGPPLLTYKSNCKAMLTAVDDSVRLVVDRPYKAGEPIIVWCGPQPNSRLLLNYGFVDEDNPYDRIAIEASLNTEDPQYQEKRMVAQRNGKLAIQKFQVCVGKEKETVSEMLPYLRLGYISDPDEMQCILSSEGDTCPGLFGLNRAFTVEQILGFLPVSPCSERAVLDQLVVYLKSRLAGYPTTLDEDEAMLADGNLEPKKEVATRLVRLEKRMLHGCLQAANEFISGLPDHTVSPCPALYAPELK from the exons ATGGCCTCATCCGCCTCCGTctcccctgccgccgccgcctccgtctCCGGCACCCATCACCGCGGCCTACTCCCCTGTTTCCTGCGCCGTCTCCCTCGCACCCGCTCGCGCCCGCGCTCGTGCTCCCGCCTACACCTCGCCGCTTGCCACGCCGACACCCTCCTCTGCCCCCCCGGAGCCCAGAGTCCGCTTGCTCCCGCGGCTTGCCCATCCGCATCCTCAGCTGGCGGTTTCTCGGACTGGCTGCTCACGCACGGGCTGCCGCCGGGCAAGGTGTCCATCCTAGAGCGCCCAGTGCCCTGTTCCCGCGGGGGCAAGGACCGGCCACTGCACTATGTCGCTGCGGGCCAGGACCTCGAG GCCGGGGATGTGGCGTTCGAGGTGCCCATGTCGCTTGTTGTCACGCTGGAGCGGGTTCTAGGCGACGAGTCCATTG CTGAATTATTAACAACAAACAAATTGTCTGAGTTGGCATGCTTGGCATTGTATCTCATGTATGAGAAGAAGCAAGGAAAAGATTCACTTTGGTACCCGTACATTAAAGAACTTGATCGACAGCGAGGTAGGGGGCAGCTAGCTGTTGAATCACCTCTTTTATGGACTGAAAGTGAACTGGATTACCTGAATGGCAGCCCCATGAGG GATGAAGTGGTTGTCAGAGATGAGGGAATAAGAAGAGAATATAATGAGCTTGACACATTGTGGTTCATGGCAGGTTCATTGTTTAAG CAATACCCTTTTGATGTACCTACCGAGGCGTTTCCGTTTGAGATTTTCAAGCAGGCATTTGTTGCAGTACAGTCTTGTGTGGTTCATTTGCAG AAGGTTAGTTTAGCTCGAAGATTTGCGCTAGTTCCCTTGGGCCCACCACTTTTGACATACAAGAGCAACTGCAAAGCAATGTTGACAGCTGTTGATGATTCTGTTCGACTGGTGGTGGATCGGCCATACAAAGCAGGAGAACCGATAATCGTTTG GTGTGGACCACAACCAAACTCCAGGTTGCTTCTCAATTATGgttttgttgatgaagacaatCCCTATGATCGTATAGCAATCGAG GCATCCCTAAACACCGAAGATCCTCAATACCAAGAGAAGCGAATGGTTGCTCAAAGAAATGGAAAGCTTGCTATCCAAAAATTCCAA GTCTGTGTAGGTAAAGAGAAGGAAACTGTTTCTGAAATGCTGCCTTATTTGAGACTAGGATACATTTCAGATCCTGATGAAATGCAATGTATACTTTCATCGGAAGGTGATACGTGTCCA GGACTGTTCGGTCTAAATCGTGCTTTTACAGTCGAGCAGATTTTGGGTTTCTTGCCT GTTAGTCCATGCTCAGAGCGAGCCGTACTGGACCAACTTGTTGTGTATCTGAAATCAAGATTGGCTGGTTATCCAACTACTTTGGATGAAGATGAAGCAATG TTGGCTGATGGCAATTTGGAACCAAAGAAAGAAGTTGCTACCAGACTTGTAAGGTTAGAGAAGAGAATGCTGCATGGCTGTCTTCAGGCTGCTAACGAGTTTATAAGCGGTTTGCCTGACCATACCGTGTCACCTTGCCCTGCTCTATATGCCCCCGAGTTGAAATAA
- the LOC127319573 gene encoding fructose-bisphosphate aldolase-lysine N-methyltransferase, chloroplastic isoform X2 has product MASSASVSPAAAASVSGTHHRGLLPCFLRRLPRTRSRPRSCSRLHLAACHADTLLCPPGAQSPLAPAACPSASSAGGFSDWLLTHGLPPGKVSILERPVPCSRGGKDRPLHYVAAGQDLEAGDVAFEVPMSLVVTLERVLGDESIAELLTTNKLSELACLALYLMYEKKQGKDSLWYPYIKELDRQRGRGQLAVESPLLWTESELDYLNGSPMRDEVVVRDEGIRREYNELDTLWFMAGSLFKQYPFDVPTEAFPFEIFKQAFVAVQSCVVHLQKVSLARRFALVPLGPPLLTYKSNCKAMLTAVDDSVRLVVDRPYKAGEPIIVWCGPQPNSRLLLNYGFVDEDNPYDRIAIEASLNTEDPQYQEKRMVAQRNGKLAIQKFQVCVGKEKETVSEMLPYLRLGYISDPDEMQCILSSEGDTCPVSPCSERAVLDQLVVYLKSRLAGYPTTLDEDEAMLADGNLEPKKEVATRLVRLEKRMLHGCLQAANEFISGLPDHTVSPCPALYAPELK; this is encoded by the exons ATGGCCTCATCCGCCTCCGTctcccctgccgccgccgcctccgtctCCGGCACCCATCACCGCGGCCTACTCCCCTGTTTCCTGCGCCGTCTCCCTCGCACCCGCTCGCGCCCGCGCTCGTGCTCCCGCCTACACCTCGCCGCTTGCCACGCCGACACCCTCCTCTGCCCCCCCGGAGCCCAGAGTCCGCTTGCTCCCGCGGCTTGCCCATCCGCATCCTCAGCTGGCGGTTTCTCGGACTGGCTGCTCACGCACGGGCTGCCGCCGGGCAAGGTGTCCATCCTAGAGCGCCCAGTGCCCTGTTCCCGCGGGGGCAAGGACCGGCCACTGCACTATGTCGCTGCGGGCCAGGACCTCGAG GCCGGGGATGTGGCGTTCGAGGTGCCCATGTCGCTTGTTGTCACGCTGGAGCGGGTTCTAGGCGACGAGTCCATTG CTGAATTATTAACAACAAACAAATTGTCTGAGTTGGCATGCTTGGCATTGTATCTCATGTATGAGAAGAAGCAAGGAAAAGATTCACTTTGGTACCCGTACATTAAAGAACTTGATCGACAGCGAGGTAGGGGGCAGCTAGCTGTTGAATCACCTCTTTTATGGACTGAAAGTGAACTGGATTACCTGAATGGCAGCCCCATGAGG GATGAAGTGGTTGTCAGAGATGAGGGAATAAGAAGAGAATATAATGAGCTTGACACATTGTGGTTCATGGCAGGTTCATTGTTTAAG CAATACCCTTTTGATGTACCTACCGAGGCGTTTCCGTTTGAGATTTTCAAGCAGGCATTTGTTGCAGTACAGTCTTGTGTGGTTCATTTGCAG AAGGTTAGTTTAGCTCGAAGATTTGCGCTAGTTCCCTTGGGCCCACCACTTTTGACATACAAGAGCAACTGCAAAGCAATGTTGACAGCTGTTGATGATTCTGTTCGACTGGTGGTGGATCGGCCATACAAAGCAGGAGAACCGATAATCGTTTG GTGTGGACCACAACCAAACTCCAGGTTGCTTCTCAATTATGgttttgttgatgaagacaatCCCTATGATCGTATAGCAATCGAG GCATCCCTAAACACCGAAGATCCTCAATACCAAGAGAAGCGAATGGTTGCTCAAAGAAATGGAAAGCTTGCTATCCAAAAATTCCAA GTCTGTGTAGGTAAAGAGAAGGAAACTGTTTCTGAAATGCTGCCTTATTTGAGACTAGGATACATTTCAGATCCTGATGAAATGCAATGTATACTTTCATCGGAAGGTGATACGTGTCCA GTTAGTCCATGCTCAGAGCGAGCCGTACTGGACCAACTTGTTGTGTATCTGAAATCAAGATTGGCTGGTTATCCAACTACTTTGGATGAAGATGAAGCAATG TTGGCTGATGGCAATTTGGAACCAAAGAAAGAAGTTGCTACCAGACTTGTAAGGTTAGAGAAGAGAATGCTGCATGGCTGTCTTCAGGCTGCTAACGAGTTTATAAGCGGTTTGCCTGACCATACCGTGTCACCTTGCCCTGCTCTATATGCCCCCGAGTTGAAATAA